Proteins from one Malania oleifera isolate guangnan ecotype guangnan chromosome 4, ASM2987363v1, whole genome shotgun sequence genomic window:
- the LOC131153297 gene encoding thioredoxin X, chloroplastic, giving the protein MGTIITSSTPIFAFSSSSPAIRMVTSSACSSHGSYPALSPNKISYRSLSRRNSRISRGFGVRRFAISSGVVEIRQSEFSETVLKSDRPVLVEFVANWCGPCRLISPSIESLAEEYGDRVTVVKIDHDQNPQLIEEYKVYGLPTLILFKNGREVAESRREGAMTKAKLREYVEALLDSVSVP; this is encoded by the exons ATGGGGACGATAATCACAAGCTCGACGCCTATTTTCGCATTTTCATCTTCATCTCCGGCTATTCGTATGGTCACCTCCTCCGCCTGCAGCTCCCACGGCAGTTACCCCGCACTTTCGCCCAACAAGATCTCCTATCGTTCCCTGAGTAGGAGAAACTCACGGATTTCTAGAGGCTTCGGTGTTCGTAGATTTGCGATATCCAGCGGCGTCGTGGAGATTAGACAGAGTGAGTTCTCCGAGACTGTACTGAAGTCCGATCGTCCGGTACTCGTTGAGTTCGTCGCCAACTGGTGCGGTCCTTGTCGCTTGATTTCTCCGTCCATAGAATCGCTCGCTGAG GAATATGGGGACAGAGTAACTGTTGTAAAGATTGATCATGATCAGAACCCGCAGCTAATTGAAGAGTACAAAGTTTACGGGTTGCCAACTTTGATTCTCTTTAAAAATGGACGCGAAGTTGCGGAAAGCAGAAGAGAAGGTGCAATGACGAAGGCCAAGCTCCGAGAGTACGTTGAGGCATTGTTGGACTCGGTATCAGTCCCATAG